Within the Saccharopolyspora gloriosae genome, the region ACGAGCTGCTGTCGCTGGAGTGACCTCGGGAAATCAGGCCGGTAGTGCGGTGTCGAGTGCTGCGCGGAGGTCGGCGATGAGATCGTCGGGGTCTTCAAGACCGACCGAGAGCCGCAGGTGGCCGTAGCGCTGGAACGGCTCGGGGTAGTGCTCGTCGCCGCCCCGGGTACCGGGCGCTACGTGCACGATCAGCGATTCGTCGTGCCCGAGCGAGACGGCGGAAGTGATCACGCGCAGCGCGTTGACGAACCGGTTCTGCACCGCGGCGTCGCCGTCCAGCGCGAAGGCCAGCACCGCCCCGAAGCCGCGGCCGCCGAACTGCCGTGCGGCGAGCTCGTGCTGCGGATGCTCCGGCAGGCCGGGGTAGGCCACGAACGCGGTCCGCGGGTCGGCGTCGAGGACTGCGGCGATCCGCTGCGCGGTGGCGAGGTGCTGCCGCAGTCGCAGCGGCAACGTCACGGAACCCCGCATGATCAGCCAGGCGTTGAACGGCGCGAGGACCCCGCCCACGTCCACGCTCGCGTCGTTGCGGATCGTCGAGACGAGTTCGCGGGAGCCGATCACCGCCCCGCCCATGGCGTCGCCGTGGCCGTTGATGAACTTCGTCAGCGAGTGCACCACCAGGTCGGCCCCGTCGGCCAGCGCCCGGTACAGAGGCGGCGGGGTGAACGTGCCGTCCACGCTCAGCAGCGCCCCCGCAGCGTGCGCGATGTCCGCCACCGCGCCGATGTCGGTGACCGCGGTGGTCGGGTTGGCGATCGTCTCCACGTGCACCAGCCGCGTGGACGGGCGTACCGCGGCGCGCACTGCCTCCAGGTCGGCGGTGTCGACGAACGTCGCCTCGATTCCGTAGCGCTTCGGCAGCAGTTCGGCGAACAGCCGCCACACCGCCTCGTAGGTCACCGCCGAGACCACCACGTGGTCGCCGCTGCGCAGGTGGGTGAAGAACACCGCGTGCAGCGCGGCGACCCCGCTGGCGAACACCAGCGCCTGCTCGCCGCCTTCCAGCGCGGCGAGCTTCGTCTCCAGTGCGTGCTGGTTGACGTTCCCGTTGCGGGCGTAGATCAGGGTGTCGGGATCCGACCAGCTCACCTTCGAGGCGTCCTCGGGAAGGGCGTAGGAATTGGCCAGCACCAGCGGAGTGCGCAGTGCCCCTGAGGCATCGATGGCGTTCCCGCCGTGCACTGCCCAAGTGTCGTCGCCGAGCGTGGCGGGATCGTGCTTGTCCGGAGTGGACATTCCTCTTCCCTTCGTTGCGGTGGTATCCGATCGCGGCGGTGAGGGGGCCGAAGGGTTCGTGCAGCGCCGGTTTCCTCGTGGCGCCCGCGGCGATCGAGTGCATGTCCGAAATGGACGACGTCAGGTCGTTCCGGTGAGCACCCGAAGCCCCTCGCCTGATCCCAGCTCGGGGTCAACGGTGAGATGTGGGTGCCGGATCGTCGTCGGTCATGGCGACGAGGTTAGGGGACGCTCACCGCTCGCGAGAGGGGTTGCACTGGGTTCCATCCGCCCGGCCGAACTGCGGCAACTGCCCGGCCGGGAGGTCGTTGCGCGCATCGCCCGCATCGGCGTCGAGTCCGGCACCGGCCGGGCGCTAACGCTCGGCGCGTCGAACGAGCTCCCGGCGGTTGTTCAACAATCGCCGTCCGGCCGCACTTCGTCGGCTTCCTCGCCCTGGCCCTGACCTGCTCGAGCAAGGCGCGAACGCTTCACGCCGGGCTGGGCGAAGGCGCCGTGGACCGCAGCGTTCGGACCGCACGACGCAGGAGCTTCCCGGTCGGTCCCTTCGGCAGCTCATCGGTGATCCAGACATGCCGCGGATACTTGTACGGGGCGACGCGCTCCTTCACGAAATCGCGGATCTCCTCCGCGGTCGCCGTCGCACCGGGCTTGAGCGCGACCGCGGCGGCCACGTCTTCACCGAGATCCGGGTGCGGCACCCCGACCACCGCCGTCTCCGCCACGGCCGGGTGCTCGTAGATGACCTCTTCGATCTCCCGCGGGTAGACGTTGTAGCCACCGCGAATGATCATGTCCTTCTTGCGGTCGACGATGGTGAAATAGCCGTCCTCATCGCAGACCGCGAGGTCACCGGTGCGCAGCCAGCCGTCGACGATGGTCTCCGCGGTGGCCTCCGGAAGATCCCAGTAGCCCTTCATCACGTTCGGACCCTTGATCACGATCTCGCCGACCTCGCCGGTCGGGACGCCACGTCCTCCGTCGTCGATCACGCGCAGCGAGACGTCCCGCACGGGCACGCCGATCGTGCCGGGCTTGCGTTCGATGCGGGGGTGGTTGAAGCACGCCACCGGGGAGCTCTCGGACAGGCCGTAGCCCTCGAGGATCACGCAGTCGAAGGTCTCCTCGAAGGAGCGCAGCAGCTCGACGGGCATCGGCGCTCCACCGCAGATGCAGGCGCGGATGGTGGTGAGGTCTGCGTCGCCGGTGGCGTGCAGCATCGCGGAGTACATCGTCGGCACTCCCTCGAAGACCGTGACGCCATCGCGCTCGATCACCTCGAGAGCCTTCGCTCCGTCGAAGCGCGGGATCAACGTCAGGCAGGAGCCTGCCTGGACCGATGCGGTCAGGCCGCAGGTGAGTCCGAAGACGTGGAAGAGCGGCAGGCAGCCCATCACCACGTCGTCGGGGCCGATCTCGATGAGCGTCTCGCGGGTCACCGCCGCATTGCCGTCGAGGTTCGCGTGGGTCAGTTCGGCGCCCTTCGGCTTCCCCGTCGTCCCGGAGGTGTAGAGGATCACCGCGGTGTCGTCGGAGGCCCGCTCGACGAGCACCGTTGTGTCGGACGGCGTCGTATCCGCCCGTAGGGGTCCACGACGACCACGGTCGCGCCGGTCGCAGCGGCTCCGGCTCGTGCCTCTGCGGCCCCCTCCGGCGCTGCGAACAGGAACCGCGCCCCCGAGTCCGCCAGGTAGTACTCGATCTCCCCGGATTTGAGCAGGGGATTCATCGGCACGACGACGCCGCCGGCGAGCAGGCTGCCGAAGAAGTGCACGGGATGGGCGGGCACGTTCGGCAGGATCATCCCCACCCGGTCACCGGGCTCGAGTCCGTTCGAGGTCAACCATCGCGCCACCCCGGCGGCCTCGGCCTGGAGCCGGTCGTAGGTCAGCACGGTGTCGTCGAGTCGGACGGCCTTGCGGTCGCCGTGCGTGCGCGCCGTGTCGAGCAGGCGGCGGGCGAGGTTCATGATGGCCTGCTTCCTGTAGTAGGGACCGAGTCGGCTACCACTATCCCGTCGCCCACCTGTCGAATCACCAGGACGACCTACAGTCGCGACCGCACGGATTTGTGACCGGACGATAATCGGGCGGTACCGTGCCGCGAATGGAAGCTGCACGCTGGTCGACCGAATCATTGATCGTGTGATGGTGGACCTGGATACGACCGTCGAGCGCTCGGTGGCTCGCACCTGGGACGAGGTTCCCGCTTATCCGGCCAGTCGGGACGAGAGCCTGCGCCCGGACCTGCGCGCCCACACGAGGGCGGTCTTCGACGCCGTCCTGGCCACGATGCGGGCCGGGCGACGAGCCGGCCGCGACGACTTCCGCAGCTCCGTCGACCATGCCCGGCACCGGGTTCGGCAAGGGGTCGCGCTGGCCGACTTCATGCAGGGTTTCCGGATCGGCCAGGAGACCTTGTGGGAAGCCATCGTGGCCGCCGCCAAGGTGGATGCCGAGACCCGGCTGGCGGCGCTCGACCTGGCGATTCACGTGATGAACGTGATCGAGGTGGGCAGCTCGGTGGCGGCGGAGACCTACATGATCGCCCAGCAGATGGAGCTGGCCGATGACGACCTGCTCCGCCGGGACCTGATGGAAGACCTGCTCGCCGCACGGGAACTCACCTCCGGCCCGAAGGCGGAGCTGGCCGCGGCGTCCGGGTTGGCCGACGCGTCGTCGATCGTGGTGGTCGTCGCCGTGCCCACCGTTGCGCTCCGCGCCGACCAGAGCCTGCGCGAAGTGGTCTCGGCGGTGCGCACTTCGATCGGCACCGGTCAGCAGGGGATCGCGGTGCTGCGGCAGGACCACGTCGTCGGGATCACCCCGGTGCACGACGAGGGCACCGAACTCGCCAAGGGACTCGAGCGCGCACACCACAGCCTGAGCAGGCGCGGCATCCACCTCGGTGTCGGGGTGAGCACCGTCCACAGTGGTCTCCATGGTGTTCCCGCCGCGCGCCGCGAGGCGGTGCTGGCCAGGAAGAGCCTGGCAGGCGAGCCGGGTGTGCGGCCGCTGACGGAACTGTCCCCGCTGGACTACCTGGTGTTGCTCGACGACCCCACCGCGCAGCGGCTGATCACGCCGTTGACGCGGTCGTTCATCGAGGACGACCTGAGGCAGGCGGGCGCGCTGATCGAGACGATTCGGCTCTACGCCGCGTGCGACCTCAACGCGAAGGCCGCCGCCGAACGGCTGCACGTGCACGTGAACACGGTGTACTACCGCTTGGAGCGGATCTCCGAACGCACCGGCTGCGACCTGCGCAGCTTCGCCGACTTCCAGAACCTGCTCGTCGCCGCGCGGTTGCTGGCCCGGCCGACTAGCGACCGGGGCCAGGCCCCCGGGGCAACCGCGCCCGCCGGTGAGATCACGCAGGCGGCGGGAGGACCAGCGCGTAACCGCGTTTCGACCAGTCGCTGTCCTTGGCCTGCTGGATCGTCTTGACCTGCGTGTACTCGGCGAGCGCGTCGGGGCCGAGTTCACGACCGATGCCGCTCTGCTTGTAGCCGCCGAACGGGTTCATCGGGAACCCGGCATGCCAGTCGTTGACCCACACCGTGCCCGCTTCGAGCTGATCGGCGACGCGAACAGCACGCTCGGGGGAGCCCCACACGCCCGCGGAGAGGCCGTACTCGCTGTCGTTGGCGATGCGCACCGCTTCCGCGTCATCGGAGTACCCGATCACCACCAGGACCGGCCCGAAGACCTCCTCGCGGGCGATGCGCATGTCGTTGGTGACGTCGGTGTAAATGATCGGCGGTACCCACGCGCCGCGGTGGAACGGGGCCTCGTCGGGAAGCGTGCCGCGGTAGGCGACGGTGGCCCCCTCCGCGGCGGCGATCTCGACGTAACGCTCGACGCGCTTCTTCTGGTCGTGGGAGGCGACCGGCCCCATGTCGGTGTTCATGTCGAGCGGGTCGCCGATGCGCACGTCCTGCACGCGGCGGACCAGCCGCGCGACGATCTCCTCCTTGCGCGACTCGGGAACCAGCAACCGCGTGCCCGATTCGCAGACCTGACCGGAGTACATCAGGAACGCGAAGATCGACCCGTCGATGGCGAGGTCCAGGTCGGCGTCGTCGAGCAGGATGTTGGGTCCCTTTCCGCCCAGCTCCAGCGTGACCTTCTTGAGGTTGTCCGCCGCCTTCCGCTGGACGACCTTGCCCACCTCGGTGGAACCGGTGAAGCCGATCTTCCGGACGTCCGGGTGCCCCGCGAGCCGGTCGCCGACGGTCTCGCCGGGGCCGGTGATCACGTTGAGCACGCCCTTCGGCAGCCCCGCCTCCTCCGCCGACTTCGCCAGTTCCAACAGCGTCAACGGGGTGTTCTCGTCGCACTTGAGCACGAAGGTGTTGCCCGCGGCCAACGCGGGGCCGAGCTTCCACCCCGCGAGCACGAGCGGGAAGTTGAACGGCACGATCCCGGCGCAGACGCCGATCGGTTCGCGGCGGATCACCGAACGGGAATCCTCGGTTTCCGGGGACATCGGGTTGAGCTGCTCCGGTTCGAAGCCCCGCGCCATCGACGCGAAGACCCGGAGGTTGGCGATGCCCAGACCGATGTGGAACGCGCCCGCGGTGCGCACGGTGACGCCGTTCTCGCCGCTGG harbors:
- a CDS encoding long-chain fatty acid--CoA ligase; protein product: MLVERASDDTAVILYTSGTTGKPKGAELTHANLDGNAAVTRETLIEIGPDDVVMGCLPLFHVFGLTCGLTASVQAGSCLTLIPRFDGAKALEVIERDGVTVFEGVPTMYSAMLHATGDADLTTIRACICGGAPMPVELLRSFEETFDCVILEGYGLSESSPVACFNHPRIERKPGTIGVPVRDVSLRVIDDGGRGVPTGEVGEIVIKGPNVMKGYWDLPEATAETIVDGWLRTGDLAVCDEDGYFTIVDRKKDMIIRGGYNVYPREIEEVIYEHPAVAETAVVGVPHPDLGEDVAAAVALKPGATATAEEIRDFVKERVAPYKYPRHVWITDELPKGPTGKLLRRAVRTLRSTAPSPSPA
- a CDS encoding aldehyde dehydrogenase, with the protein product MTEAPTYRMFIDGVWVDAPETYDITSPATDEVTARVAFGGVEHADAAVAAAKAAHEDGTWRRMTPEQRADVLDRIADSMEDKVDLLNRLASGENGVTVRTAGAFHIGLGIANLRVFASMARGFEPEQLNPMSPETEDSRSVIRREPIGVCAGIVPFNFPLVLAGWKLGPALAAGNTFVLKCDENTPLTLLELAKSAEEAGLPKGVLNVITGPGETVGDRLAGHPDVRKIGFTGSTEVGKVVQRKAADNLKKVTLELGGKGPNILLDDADLDLAIDGSIFAFLMYSGQVCESGTRLLVPESRKEEIVARLVRRVQDVRIGDPLDMNTDMGPVASHDQKKRVERYVEIAAAEGATVAYRGTLPDEAPFHRGAWVPPIIYTDVTNDMRIAREEVFGPVLVVIGYSDDAEAVRIANDSEYGLSAGVWGSPERAVRVADQLEAGTVWVNDWHAGFPMNPFGGYKQSGIGRELGPDALAEYTQVKTIQQAKDSDWSKRGYALVLPPPA
- a CDS encoding PLP-dependent aspartate aminotransferase family protein, with translation MSTPDKHDPATLGDDTWAVHGGNAIDASGALRTPLVLANSYALPEDASKVSWSDPDTLIYARNGNVNQHALETKLAALEGGEQALVFASGVAALHAVFFTHLRSGDHVVVSAVTYEAVWRLFAELLPKRYGIEATFVDTADLEAVRAAVRPSTRLVHVETIANPTTAVTDIGAVADIAHAAGALLSVDGTFTPPPLYRALADGADLVVHSLTKFINGHGDAMGGAVIGSRELVSTIRNDASVDVGGVLAPFNAWLIMRGSVTLPLRLRQHLATAQRIAAVLDADPRTAFVAYPGLPEHPQHELAARQFGGRGFGAVLAFALDGDAAVQNRFVNALRVITSAVSLGHDESLIVHVAPGTRGGDEHYPEPFQRYGHLRLSVGLEDPDDLIADLRAALDTALPA
- a CDS encoding CdaR family transcriptional regulator, with amino-acid sequence MVDLDTTVERSVARTWDEVPAYPASRDESLRPDLRAHTRAVFDAVLATMRAGRRAGRDDFRSSVDHARHRVRQGVALADFMQGFRIGQETLWEAIVAAAKVDAETRLAALDLAIHVMNVIEVGSSVAAETYMIAQQMELADDDLLRRDLMEDLLAARELTSGPKAELAAASGLADASSIVVVVAVPTVALRADQSLREVVSAVRTSIGTGQQGIAVLRQDHVVGITPVHDEGTELAKGLERAHHSLSRRGIHLGVGVSTVHSGLHGVPAARREAVLARKSLAGEPGVRPLTELSPLDYLVLLDDPTAQRLITPLTRSFIEDDLRQAGALIETIRLYAACDLNAKAAAERLHVHVNTVYYRLERISERTGCDLRSFADFQNLLVAARLLARPTSDRGQAPGATAPAGEITQAAGGPARNRVSTSRCPWPAGSS
- a CDS encoding AMP-binding protein, which translates into the protein MNLARRLLDTARTHGDRKAVRLDDTVLTYDRLQAEAAGVARWLTSNGLEPGDRVGMILPNVPAHPVHFFGSLLAGGVVVPMNPLLKSGEIEYYLADSGARFLFAAPEGAAEARAGAAATGATVVVVDPYGRIRRRPTQRCSSSGPPTTPR